One genomic segment of Bacteroidia bacterium includes these proteins:
- a CDS encoding SufS family cysteine desulfurase, whose product MIRSALDIGRIRAQFPILQRTVNAKPLVYFDSGATSQKPDAVINAMNEYYRLRNANIHRGVHTLSQEITALYESARDTVRDHLNATNSREIIFTAGTTASVNMVADTFGKEIFPSGGSVVVSEMEHHSNILPWQKMVKEKKGKLLVIPVTERGEMDMNVYEQLLEKSPSFVAVTHVSNTLGTVNPLKEMIRMAHAKNIPVLVDGAQAVPHMKVDVRDLDADFYCFSAHKAYGPTGVGVLYGKEAWLEKLPNYQVGGGTIKTVSFERTEYAELPLRFEAGTPNIEGGIGMKAALDWMNGIGCMAIEAHEQELMEYATQQLEKLPGIRILGNAPQKAGVISLIMEGIHPYDAGMILDKLGIAVRTGHHCTQPLMSRFGIQGTVRISFGVYNTFSEVDALVEGLGKVQKMLS is encoded by the coding sequence ATGATTAGATCCGCTTTAGACATTGGTCGCATCCGCGCGCAATTCCCCATCCTGCAACGGACGGTGAACGCAAAGCCGCTGGTGTATTTTGATTCTGGCGCTACTTCCCAGAAACCGGATGCTGTGATCAATGCCATGAATGAATATTACCGGTTGCGGAATGCAAATATTCACCGGGGTGTACATACACTGAGCCAGGAGATCACTGCTTTATACGAATCAGCCCGAGACACGGTGCGCGATCACCTGAATGCTACGAATTCGCGGGAGATTATATTTACCGCCGGTACAACTGCTTCTGTAAACATGGTAGCGGATACGTTCGGGAAAGAGATTTTTCCTTCCGGCGGAAGCGTCGTTGTTTCGGAAATGGAACACCATAGTAATATCCTTCCCTGGCAGAAGATGGTGAAGGAGAAAAAGGGGAAACTGCTGGTCATCCCCGTTACTGAACGTGGTGAGATGGATATGAATGTATATGAGCAACTGCTGGAGAAATCGCCTTCTTTTGTTGCGGTAACTCATGTTTCTAATACCCTCGGAACCGTTAACCCCCTAAAGGAAATGATCCGTATGGCCCATGCGAAGAATATACCGGTACTGGTAGACGGCGCGCAGGCAGTACCTCACATGAAAGTGGACGTAAGGGATCTTGATGCGGATTTCTACTGCTTCAGCGCACATAAAGCGTATGGACCCACGGGAGTAGGCGTACTCTATGGTAAGGAAGCGTGGCTGGAAAAGTTGCCGAACTATCAGGTGGGCGGTGGTACCATCAAAACCGTGAGCTTCGAGCGGACGGAATATGCCGAACTGCCGCTGCGCTTTGAAGCAGGAACTCCGAATATTGAAGGAGGAATTGGCATGAAGGCAGCGCTTGACTGGATGAACGGCATAGGATGCATGGCCATCGAAGCGCATGAACAGGAATTAATGGAGTATGCTACGCAACAGCTGGAGAAACTGCCCGGGATCAGAATACTGGGAAATGCCCCGCAGAAAGCAGGGGTTATCTCCCTGATTATGGAGGGCATTCACCCGTATGATGCGGGAATGATCCTGGATAAACTCGGAATTGCTGTAAGAACCGGACACCATTGTACTCAGCCGCTGATGAGCCGCTTTGGTATACAGGGCACAGTCCGGATCTCTTTTGGTGTGTATAATACATTTTCTGAGGTGGATGCACTCGTGGAAGGACTCGGAAAGGTTCAAAAAATGCTTTCATGA
- a CDS encoding SufE family protein, translating to MSIAATEKDLLDEFELLGNDWEARYEHIISMGKDMPPLRDEEKKEEFLIKGCQSRVWLLSEFRNGKVFFKADSDAAIPKGIVAMMVRLLSGNTPDEIVNAPLNVVNSIGLKEHLSPTRANGLVSMIKQMKLDALAYKAKV from the coding sequence ATGAGTATAGCCGCTACAGAAAAGGATTTGCTGGATGAGTTTGAATTGCTTGGCAACGACTGGGAGGCGCGCTATGAACATATTATTAGTATGGGCAAGGATATGCCACCGCTGAGGGATGAGGAAAAAAAGGAAGAATTCCTGATCAAGGGATGCCAGAGCCGGGTATGGTTGTTGTCGGAATTCCGCAACGGAAAGGTTTTTTTTAAGGCCGACAGCGATGCGGCCATTCCCAAGGGAATCGTGGCCATGATGGTCCGGTTGCTTTCGGGAAATACGCCCGATGAAATCGTGAATGCGCCCTTGAATGTGGTGAACAGCATCGGACTGAAAGAGCATTTATCTCCTACCCGTGCCAACGGACTGGTTAGTATGATCAAACAAATGAAACTGGACGCACTCGCCTATAAAGCAAAAGTTTAA